CCCCGGCGACGATCACGGAGATGGCCACCCGCATGGTGCCCTGCGGGATGGTGCGGCCGTAGACCTTGACGTCTGAATCGCCCCGGGCTTCGGCCGCGATCGCGAGGAACATCACGGCGATGGTGGTCACCTTGATGCCGCCTGCGGTGGAGGCCGAGCCGCCGCCTGCGAACATCAGGGCGTCCGTGAGCAGCATGGTGGTTGATTCCATGTGGTTCTGCTCCACGAGGTTGAAACCGCCGGATCTGGTCATGACCGAGGCGAAGAGCGAGTGCGTGATTTTGTCGCCGAAGTCCATGGGGCCTATCGTCCGTGGATTGTCCCACTCCATCAGGGCCCACAGCACAGTGCCTGCCGCCAGCAGGATGAGGGAGACCTGGATGGTCAGCTTGGTGTGGAGGTTCCACTTCTTCCAGTTGAGCCCGTTCTGCTGCAGGACCATGACCACGGGAAAGCCCAGGCTGCCCAGGAACACGCCCAGCATCAGCGGAACAAGGATCCACAGGTCCGTCTCGTAAGGCACGATGCCGTCCGAATGCGGGGTGAAGCCGGCGTTGTTGAAGGACGAAATGGAGTAGAACACACCGTGCCATACTGCCTGCCAGAACGGCTCGCCCAGCAGCAGGAACCGGGGAACCAGGGCCAGGGCCAGGGCACCCTCGATCACCACGGAGGTCGTGATGACAATCCGCAGCAGGGTGCCTACCTCGCCCAGCCGCCCGGCATTGTTCATGGCCTCCTGGGCAATGAGCTTGCCCCGGACACCAAGCTTCTTGCTCACCATCAGGGCCAGCAGTGAAGCGAGTGTCAGCGTGCCCAGGCCGCCGACGAATATGCCTACAAGGATGACCACCTGTCCGAAGAAGGACCAGTGCACCGCCGTCGAAACCACTGTCAGGCCGGTGACACAGACGGCGGATACCGCCGTGAACAGTGCCTCGTGCAGTGGCGTGGCGGTTCCGGTGGCGGACGAAATGGGCAGTGAAAGCAGGAAGGTGAACACCAGGCAGACGCTGGCGAACGCGCTGAGGGCAAGACGGGCCGGCGACGTGTTCGCGATATCGTCGATGACGTCGCGGAGCCGCGTGAAGATCCAGAGGCCTTCCCGCTCCCGACCAGCGGGTTGCCAGCTGGCCGGGTTCCGGAGCCTCGACTGGCTTTCCGTCATCTGTGGCATGTCCTCGGTAGAAAATATTCCATCAGTAGTAAACCACTAAAGCCGACCTCATTGGCGGGCCGGGGGAGGCGGCGCGCTCGGGTAGCCTGTGATTGATGACATACCTGCCCGGTCTCAGCCAGCCCGCGCCGCCGACGACGGTGGTGTGGAGCCCCGCCATGACTGCCTACAATTTCGGCCCGGGCCATCCGATGGCACCTGAACGGATGGATCTCACAGTCCGGCTGGCACGGAGCCTTGGGCTCCTTGACCTGGCCCACGTCGCTGTGAAGGCCCCTGAGGTCGCCTCGGACGCCGAGCTGGAGACTGTGCACTCGCCGGAGTACGTGGAGGCCGTGCACCGCGTCAGCGAGGACCCTGCCTGGCCTGACGAAGCCCGGGGCCTCGGCACCGAGGACGATCCCGCCTTCGCCGGTATGCACGAAGCCGCCGCACGTCTGGGCGGCGGCTCCCTGCTCGCGGCGTCCGCCATTCTGGACGGCTCAGCACTGCATGCCGTGAACTTCGGCGGCGGGCTCCATCACGCAGCGCGGGACCGCGCCAGCGGCTTCTGCATTTACAACGATTCCGCCCTTGCCATCCAGAGGCTGCTCGACGGCGGTATCGGGCGGGTGGCATATATCGACGTCGACGCGCACCACGGGGACGGGACCGAAAGCATCTTCTGGGATGATCCCCGGGTGCTCACCATTTCCCTGCATGAAAGCGGGCTTACGCTCTTTCCGGGCACGGGCTTCGCCAACGAGATCGGCGGCCCGCACGCCCAGGGCAGCGCGGTGAACGTTGCCCTGCCGTCGGGAACGGGCGACGCCGGCTGGCTGCGGGCCTTCCACGCGGTGGTGCCGCAGCTGGTCGGCGCCTTTGAGCCCGAGGTCATCGTGAGCCAGCACGGCTGCGACTCGCACCGGCTGGACCCGCTGGCGCATTTGAACATCAGTGTTGACGGCCAGCGCGAGGCCGCTTCCGCCGTCGGGAACCTGGCCAGCCGCCATTGCGGCGGCCGCTGGATAGCAACAGGCGGCGGAGGCTACAACGTCACGGGCGTTGTCCCCCGGTCCTGGAGCCACCTGATCGCCATTGCGGCCGGACGCCCCGTGCCCCTGCGGGCCCTTGTCCCGGAGGACTGGCGCTCCTATGTGGAGGACAAGTTCGGCATCGCCACACCCGGGCTTATGGGTGACGACGTGGAGCTGTGGTGGCGGTCGTGGGAAGTGGGGTTCGATCCCAACGACGCGGTGGACCGGACCGTCATGGCCACACGCAAGGCGGTGTTCCCGCTGTACGGACTGGACCCCTGGTTCGACTAGCCCCGCCCCGGGTGCCAGCGCAGTTCGGCGGCGATGGCGACAGGCGAAATAGTTGATGCCTTTCGGCGTATATGTCGCTAGGGTGGGAGGCATGGTGACAGACGACGTATTTGCCGTCATTGCGGAAGCAACCCGGCGCGACATCCTGGTTTCCCTTCGCCAAGGGGACAAGGCAGTGGGGGAGCTGGTGCAGGAGTTGTCCGCCAGCCAGCCCACCATTTCGAAACACCTGAAGGTCCTCCGCGAAGCGCAACTGGTGAGCATGCGGGCACAGGGCCAAAAGCGCTACTACACGCTCAACTCCAAGCCGCTTGAGGGGATCGTCAGCTGGCTGGAGACGTTCGACGTCGGGCCGGCAGCCGCCGTCGGGAAGTCACCGGAGCCGAAAACTGCCACGGGTCCGGGCGGGAACGGGGGCCAGACGCCGCTCCAGGCCGTGACGGACGCTGATGCGGTGGCTGCTACCGGTGCCCTGGCTCAGGGGAGCACGGAACTGAGCCCCGCCGTCGTCATTCCGGGCGGCACCGCAGCGCCGCTCAGCGACGACACCGTTCCACAACAGATCGGCCGCAGCGTAGGCCGGGCCGCCACCAAGGCCGCGGACCTGCTGGCCAGCCTCCCGAATTTGCCGAACCTGCCCAAATTCGGCCGGAAAAAGTAGGCCCCTATCCCAACTGCGTAGCAGCAGGTGTCGTTATGAGCGCTGAAAACGACACCTGCTGCGACCTGGTTGGGCGGCCTGGGGACTGATGCTACCTGCCGAGCAGGCGGACGTGGTCCGGCGTGAGCTCCGAGATCCTGCTGACGCCCAGCAGCGCCATGGTGCGGGCCATGTCCTTCTCGAGGATCTGGATGGCCCGGTCCACACCGGCCCTGCCGCCGGCCATCAGTCCATAGAGGTAAGCGCGGCCGATCAGCGTGAAGTCGGCGCCGAGTGCCAGGGCGGCCACGATATCAGCGCCGCTCATGATGCCGGTATCCAGGATGATTGCGGCGTCCGAGTTGTCTGCCTCAAAGGCCTGCTTGACCTCGGGGAGCAGGTGGAACGGAATGGGGGCGCGGTCAAGCTGCCGGCCGCCGTGGTTGGAGAGGATCACACCGTCGGCACCGTGGCCAACCACTTTGCGGGCGTCGTTGACGGTCTGGATCCCCTTGACCACCAGCTTTCCCTTCCAGGTTTCGCGCAGCCAGTCCAGGTCCTCGAACGTGAGGGTGGGAT
Above is a window of Arthrobacter pascens DNA encoding:
- a CDS encoding TrkH family potassium uptake protein; protein product: MTESQSRLRNPASWQPAGREREGLWIFTRLRDVIDDIANTSPARLALSAFASVCLVFTFLLSLPISSATGTATPLHEALFTAVSAVCVTGLTVVSTAVHWSFFGQVVILVGIFVGGLGTLTLASLLALMVSKKLGVRGKLIAQEAMNNAGRLGEVGTLLRIVITTSVVIEGALALALVPRFLLLGEPFWQAVWHGVFYSISSFNNAGFTPHSDGIVPYETDLWILVPLMLGVFLGSLGFPVVMVLQQNGLNWKKWNLHTKLTIQVSLILLAAGTVLWALMEWDNPRTIGPMDFGDKITHSLFASVMTRSGGFNLVEQNHMESTTMLLTDALMFAGGGSASTAGGIKVTTIAVMFLAIAAEARGDSDVKVYGRTIPQGTMRVAISVIVAGATLVSVSAFLLLQISGQSLDRVLFETISAFATVGLSTNLSAELPPSGVYVLAVLMFAGRVGTVTLAAGLALRQRSQLYHYPEERPIIG
- a CDS encoding acetoin utilization protein AcuC, translating into MTYLPGLSQPAPPTTVVWSPAMTAYNFGPGHPMAPERMDLTVRLARSLGLLDLAHVAVKAPEVASDAELETVHSPEYVEAVHRVSEDPAWPDEARGLGTEDDPAFAGMHEAAARLGGGSLLAASAILDGSALHAVNFGGGLHHAARDRASGFCIYNDSALAIQRLLDGGIGRVAYIDVDAHHGDGTESIFWDDPRVLTISLHESGLTLFPGTGFANEIGGPHAQGSAVNVALPSGTGDAGWLRAFHAVVPQLVGAFEPEVIVSQHGCDSHRLDPLAHLNISVDGQREAASAVGNLASRHCGGRWIATGGGGYNVTGVVPRSWSHLIAIAAGRPVPLRALVPEDWRSYVEDKFGIATPGLMGDDVELWWRSWEVGFDPNDAVDRTVMATRKAVFPLYGLDPWFD
- a CDS encoding ArsR/SmtB family transcription factor; the encoded protein is MVTDDVFAVIAEATRRDILVSLRQGDKAVGELVQELSASQPTISKHLKVLREAQLVSMRAQGQKRYYTLNSKPLEGIVSWLETFDVGPAAAVGKSPEPKTATGPGGNGGQTPLQAVTDADAVAATGALAQGSTELSPAVVIPGGTAAPLSDDTVPQQIGRSVGRAATKAADLLASLPNLPNLPKFGRKK